The Falsibacillus albus genome has a window encoding:
- a CDS encoding magnesium transporter, with amino-acid sequence MSSFVFLATNYEMPEVDNTNAKYITVKEAIDLGIKPHELVPWEKMDPNARILYVENEDDLNELVISKDYSYNVREYTSYAFIYKVDFIFTELRTMQFLEYLKANIKEGQKLEIWRVWIGQGDDELHIPYTRYSYEELSLNHLIPLFNWEHEKFKLQNCLVIER; translated from the coding sequence ATGAGCTCCTTTGTTTTTTTAGCAACAAATTATGAAATGCCAGAAGTAGATAATACAAATGCTAAATATATTACTGTTAAGGAAGCTATTGATTTAGGAATAAAACCACATGAATTGGTGCCTTGGGAAAAGATGGACCCTAATGCCCGAATTTTATACGTTGAAAATGAAGATGATTTAAATGAATTGGTCATTAGTAAGGATTACTCCTATAACGTAAGAGAATATACAAGTTATGCGTTTATTTATAAAGTGGATTTTATTTTTACGGAATTAAGGACTATGCAATTTCTAGAATATCTAAAAGCAAATATCAAAGAAGGGCAAAAACTAGAAATATGGAGAGTATGGATTGGTCAAGGAGATGATGAACTTCATATACCATATACTAGATATAGTTATGAGGAATTATCCCTAAATCATTTAATACCATTGTTTAATTGGGAGCACGAAAAATTTAAATTGCAAAATTGTTTAGTAATAGAAAGATAA
- a CDS encoding GNAT family N-acetyltransferase, translating to MMNLKDVISLDSAFLEINAKRIDTSWGAIFHNESQVNYYDANHAHVSTVIDNPQLVIDEVTNFFTSRKIIPRFYIYDLDAQQELVDRLKWNQFGFEELISPVQLWDQKVLEKETRKEITIELVTEANYSEALHIECSIKEFGGQAVREKAFEVEFNHPSIIYYLLRYDGIACATACIFIHDHQARMESVATLAEYRGRGLIGDLIHHIQAEVAKKGIENLWVFPINEKIEKVYQKYGFKTVLKLKMGHAFLGGRSIKEIQGY from the coding sequence ATGATGAACTTAAAAGACGTTATTTCACTTGATTCAGCATTTCTTGAGATCAATGCAAAACGTATAGATACGTCCTGGGGTGCAATTTTTCACAATGAAAGTCAAGTAAATTATTATGACGCAAATCATGCACATGTCAGCACCGTGATCGATAATCCTCAATTGGTCATTGATGAAGTGACTAATTTCTTTACTTCCAGAAAAATCATACCTAGATTCTATATTTATGATCTAGATGCCCAACAAGAATTGGTTGATCGACTGAAATGGAATCAATTCGGATTCGAAGAATTAATCAGCCCTGTTCAATTGTGGGATCAAAAGGTTTTGGAAAAGGAAACACGCAAGGAAATTACAATCGAATTGGTGACAGAAGCGAATTATTCAGAAGCATTACATATCGAATGCAGTATTAAAGAATTTGGCGGCCAAGCCGTCAGGGAAAAAGCTTTTGAGGTAGAATTTAATCATCCTAGCATTATCTATTATTTACTACGGTATGATGGCATTGCTTGTGCAACAGCTTGTATTTTTATTCATGATCATCAGGCACGAATGGAAAGCGTTGCCACCTTGGCGGAATATAGAGGGCGAGGATTAATCGGTGATTTGATTCATCATATTCAAGCGGAAGTTGCTAAAAAGGGGATAGAAAACCTTTGGGTGTTTCCGATTAATGAAAAAATAGAAAAAGTCTATCAAAAATATGGATTTAAGACTGTTCTCAAACTAAAAATGGGACATGCTTTTTTGGGCGGGAGAAGCATAAAAGAAATTCAGGGATACTAG
- a CDS encoding HIT domain-containing protein gives MTEDFYCDEVLSGKTKVNRVLETDNVLAYYHTKPFYPVHIVAIPKKHISSLITLDESDNELLLELLGVIRKVAAMVTEEHGACRVITNLGKYQDSKHLHWHVVSGKPLG, from the coding sequence ATGACAGAGGATTTTTATTGTGATGAAGTATTGAGCGGCAAAACCAAGGTTAATAGAGTATTGGAGACAGATAATGTATTGGCTTATTATCATACAAAACCTTTCTACCCGGTTCATATAGTTGCAATACCAAAGAAGCACATCTCTTCATTGATTACATTGGATGAAAGTGATAACGAATTGTTGCTTGAACTATTGGGTGTAATTAGAAAAGTTGCTGCCATGGTTACCGAAGAACACGGTGCTTGTAGAGTGATTACGAACCTGGGTAAATATCAAGATTCCAAGCACCTTCATTGGCATGTAGTCTCTGGAAAGCCATTGGGGTGA
- a CDS encoding HAD family hydrolase, which yields MDTYKFILFDLDGTLSDPKVGITKSVQYALHRMGIDEPAVDKLDGFIGPPLQVSFKEHFHFNEVDTQKAIDLYRERFKEKGMFENKLYPHISSLLKLLQEQEFTLIVATSKPTVFAEQILKHFKIEKYFDLVVGSELDGTRAGKTQIIQYILDYYQEHRRSDFVMIGDREHDIIGANNTGIASIGVTYGYGSYDELRQSNPTNIVESVEELKGFLMGTG from the coding sequence ATAGACACTTATAAATTTATTTTATTTGATTTAGACGGGACGCTTTCAGATCCAAAGGTTGGAATAACTAAATCGGTCCAATATGCGTTGCATAGAATGGGGATTGATGAGCCTGCTGTTGACAAACTAGATGGTTTTATTGGGCCGCCATTGCAGGTTTCATTTAAAGAACACTTTCATTTTAATGAAGTAGATACACAAAAAGCGATAGATTTGTATAGGGAAAGATTTAAGGAAAAAGGAATGTTTGAGAATAAGTTGTATCCCCATATTTCATCACTATTAAAATTACTACAAGAACAGGAATTTACTTTAATTGTGGCCACTTCTAAACCTACTGTATTTGCTGAGCAAATATTAAAGCATTTCAAGATTGAGAAGTATTTTGATTTAGTTGTAGGAAGTGAACTTGATGGAACAAGAGCGGGGAAGACACAAATCATTCAATACATATTAGATTATTATCAAGAACATAGACGCAGTGATTTTGTTATGATCGGAGACAGAGAGCACGATATTATCGGGGCAAATAATACTGGTATAGCTTCTATTGGCGTGACATATGGATATGGTTCTTATGATGAATTAAGACAGTCAAACCCTACTAATATAGTAGAAAGTGTGGAGGAGTTAAAAGGTTTTCTGATGGGGACTGGATGA
- a CDS encoding HI0074 family nucleotidyltransferase substrate-binding subunit yields the protein MLYLNVPLTLVNSIYFLSWDTEPVPLSFPSDIDLAIVFRRDNETIFSIMDDLSESDIIYSFDVLDYQKIGNSNLKGYIDKEGKTIFLTNPNGKVVDNLNKVSDKLVDLERAIKKLHESLERDPAKDDIVIDATIQRFEFTYELSWKIMKAYLEFNGILEVPSPRKTIREAFKNGLIKEGDGWLKMLEDRNRTPHTYDEAIAVEIYNHIKDIYIHLFDALATEMNERIE from the coding sequence TTGCTTTATTTAAATGTCCCCTTAACACTTGTTAACTCAATTTATTTTCTTAGCTGGGACACGGAACCTGTCCCCTTATCCTTTCCATCGGATATAGACCTAGCAATCGTGTTCAGAAGGGATAATGAAACTATTTTCAGTATTATGGATGACCTTTCGGAATCTGACATCATCTATTCGTTCGATGTTTTAGATTACCAAAAAATCGGCAATAGCAATCTAAAGGGATACATAGATAAAGAAGGCAAAACCATATTTTTAACAAATCCTAATGGAAAAGTGGTGGATAATTTGAATAAGGTAAGCGATAAATTAGTCGATTTAGAAAGAGCCATAAAGAAGCTCCATGAATCATTGGAAAGGGATCCGGCAAAGGATGATATCGTCATTGACGCCACAATCCAACGTTTTGAATTTACTTATGAACTATCCTGGAAGATCATGAAAGCCTATTTAGAATTCAATGGGATCTTAGAAGTTCCCAGTCCAAGGAAGACCATCAGGGAAGCTTTTAAAAATGGACTGATTAAAGAGGGTGATGGATGGCTTAAAATGCTCGAAGATCGTAACCGGACCCCACACACCTATGATGAAGCAATCGCCGTTGAAATTTATAACCATATAAAAGATATTTACATTCATCTATTTGATGCACTAGCAACTGAAATGAATGAAAGAATCGAGTGA
- a CDS encoding sigma-70 family RNA polymerase sigma factor, with amino-acid sequence MKRLIFSYVGEWQQPEDLTQEVFITVFLKIDTFKEKSSLKTWIYKIAVNKTKDYLRSWHYKKTTLSNNLFFIKHDNSVEEEFIMKERSNYISTEVFKLPIKYREIILLYYYKDFSLSEIAAITNINSSTVRTRLARGRNILERKLGGIFDEE; translated from the coding sequence ATTAAGCGTTTAATTTTTAGCTACGTTGGAGAATGGCAGCAACCTGAAGATCTAACGCAAGAGGTATTCATCACTGTATTCTTAAAAATTGATACATTTAAAGAAAAATCAAGCTTAAAAACATGGATTTATAAAATTGCAGTCAATAAAACCAAGGATTATTTAAGATCTTGGCATTACAAAAAAACAACTCTTTCTAATAATTTATTTTTCATAAAACATGATAACAGTGTAGAAGAAGAATTTATTATGAAAGAACGAAGCAACTATATTTCAACTGAAGTATTTAAGCTGCCTATTAAATATAGAGAAATTATTTTGTTGTATTATTATAAAGATTTTAGTTTAAGCGAAATAGCTGCAATCACTAACATAAACTCTTCAACTGTGAGAACAAGACTAGCAAGAGGCCGAAATATTCTTGAACGAAAGTTAGGAGGGATCTTTGATGAAGAATAA
- the pyrH gene encoding UMP kinase: protein MTRYKRVLIKLSGGALADENGESFGVDNLEHITNEIISLVKIGVEVSIVVGGGNIFRGNLASQWGIDRVEADNIGTLGTIINSLMLRGVLKAKTKKEVRVMTSVPAPSVAEPYIRLRAMHHLEKGYIVIFGGGNGQPFVTTDYPSVQRAVEMNCEALFVAKQGVDGVFTSDPNVDEDAKMYRHLNYHDVVRNNIKVMDQSALLLARDFELPVHIFNFNQAGAMERLCSGEEIGTLIGLDETALQE, encoded by the coding sequence ATGACCAGGTATAAAAGAGTTTTAATTAAACTAAGCGGTGGGGCATTAGCAGATGAAAACGGCGAAAGCTTCGGAGTGGACAATTTAGAACACATAACCAATGAGATCATATCCCTGGTCAAAATCGGTGTGGAAGTTTCTATTGTGGTCGGAGGCGGCAATATCTTCAGAGGGAATCTAGCAAGCCAATGGGGGATCGACAGGGTCGAGGCTGATAATATTGGCACTCTAGGCACGATTATAAACAGCCTGATGCTGAGGGGAGTGCTGAAAGCGAAGACCAAAAAAGAAGTGCGGGTGATGACATCCGTGCCCGCACCGTCTGTAGCAGAACCGTATATTCGCTTAAGGGCGATGCACCATTTAGAGAAAGGTTACATCGTTATTTTTGGTGGAGGCAATGGTCAACCGTTTGTGACGACCGATTATCCAAGTGTACAGCGGGCTGTCGAAATGAATTGCGAAGCACTATTTGTTGCGAAACAGGGTGTGGACGGTGTATTTACTTCTGATCCGAATGTCGATGAAGACGCCAAAATGTATCGTCACTTAAACTATCATGATGTAGTTCGAAATAATATAAAGGTTATGGACCAATCAGCCCTATTGCTTGCCAGGGATTTTGAATTGCCTGTCCATATCTTTAATTTTAATCAAGCAGGCGCAATGGAAAGACTATGTTCTGGAGAGGAAATAGGCACCTTAATCGGCCTTGATGAAACCGCTTTGCAGGAGTGA
- a CDS encoding serine hydrolase domain-containing protein, with protein sequence MENLKNIINWVEDIREKNKSSASSLYILKNNEVILEHYCGYHSNSAGALPISTSSRFNVASARKSYLGLAVAYALYEGKIKSLDDFATEYLEEMDEQLLGKTTLRHLVTHSHGLHEKDDGTIFREFAPGHGWAYRGINVLMMTELVNKLFNKSFPELLNERVFIPLGLQNTGWQTTEDEALVKEIINPDEEGHYKLGSSSDGTQSNLYTTASEFAQWGNLHLNKGFGNGKQIIPEEVIKIATQIHSPSYRNHNLPQNGMFWYVQGAPAKYSEIGDRVPKGSYQILGITGPTLLVIPQYNLVVAKMYNKRYNYGGDNYLYYLKEFSNIVADTFRE encoded by the coding sequence GTGGAGAATCTTAAAAATATCATAAACTGGGTAGAGGATATAAGAGAAAAAAATAAGAGTAGTGCTTCTTCGTTATATATACTAAAAAATAACGAAGTGATTTTAGAACATTATTGTGGTTATCATTCTAATTCTGCTGGTGCACTTCCCATCAGCACATCTTCTCGATTCAATGTAGCATCTGCAAGAAAAAGCTATCTCGGTTTAGCAGTGGCATATGCTCTTTATGAAGGGAAAATAAAAAGCCTTGATGACTTCGCAACTGAATATTTAGAGGAAATGGATGAACAGCTCCTTGGGAAGACCACATTACGGCATCTAGTCACTCATTCCCACGGGTTACACGAAAAAGACGATGGTACTATTTTTAGAGAATTTGCCCCAGGGCATGGGTGGGCTTATAGAGGGATTAATGTGTTAATGATGACGGAGCTGGTAAATAAACTTTTTAATAAAAGCTTTCCGGAACTATTAAACGAGAGAGTATTTATCCCTTTAGGTTTACAGAATACTGGTTGGCAAACCACGGAGGATGAAGCACTGGTAAAAGAAATTATTAATCCAGATGAAGAGGGGCATTATAAGTTGGGGAGTTCCAGTGATGGGACACAATCCAACCTGTATACTACGGCCTCAGAGTTTGCGCAATGGGGAAATCTACATTTAAATAAAGGCTTTGGGAATGGCAAACAGATCATTCCAGAAGAAGTTATCAAAATTGCGACTCAAATTCATAGTCCCTCTTACCGGAATCATAACCTCCCTCAAAATGGAATGTTCTGGTATGTACAGGGGGCTCCTGCCAAGTACAGCGAGATCGGGGATAGGGTCCCAAAAGGTTCTTATCAAATATTAGGAATAACAGGGCCAACTCTATTAGTTATTCCCCAATACAATTTGGTCGTGGCAAAAATGTATAACAAGCGCTATAACTACGGCGGGGACAATTATCTTTATTACTTAAAAGAATTTAGTAATATCGTGGCTGATACATTTAGAGAATAA
- a CDS encoding GNAT family N-acetyltransferase, translating to MEIRRYRSEDEEGWVRCRVLSFLDTAYFDNVLKEKETYDYPSIELVAVIDNQIVGLLDIEYETQERTVCSRGKGMGGMMWHIAVHPDFRRRGIGGKLLLEAERISKNIGLNRIEAWTRDDEWVNRWYEHNHFKKVESYLQVFIDGGEELKGVIKTEIPKLYPVQTFAHYIGEDIGMIKRSFKRVHECYCFEKQLV from the coding sequence ATGGAGATTAGAAGATATAGATCAGAAGACGAAGAAGGATGGGTTCGCTGTAGAGTACTTTCATTTTTAGATACAGCTTACTTTGATAACGTATTAAAGGAAAAAGAAACATACGATTATCCATCGATTGAGTTAGTAGCCGTGATCGATAATCAAATTGTAGGTTTATTGGATATTGAGTATGAAACGCAGGAACGTACAGTTTGTTCAAGGGGAAAAGGAATGGGTGGAATGATGTGGCATATAGCGGTCCATCCGGATTTCCGCCGAAGAGGGATAGGAGGAAAATTACTCTTAGAAGCTGAAAGAATTTCTAAAAACATTGGATTGAACCGTATTGAAGCATGGACGAGGGACGATGAATGGGTGAATCGATGGTACGAGCATAACCATTTTAAAAAAGTAGAATCGTATCTTCAAGTATTCATTGATGGTGGAGAAGAATTAAAGGGAGTAATCAAAACTGAAATTCCTAAGTTATACCCTGTTCAAACATTTGCTCATTATATCGGTGAGGATATAGGGATGATTAAGCGTTCATTCAAGCGAGTGCACGAATGCTATTGTTTCGAGAAGCAGTTGGTATAG